The window GTTCCGGGTCCAGATGTATTGATTACGGTTGTCGCAGGTGAAGTGCGCGTCCCGGAATACGTCTTCGCCCACGCAGGCGTCGTAGTCCACGGCGATGACCAGACAATCGTCTTTGAGCCACTCCCTGCGCACGGCCCGGACCGGCGACTCGACGATGGGGGTGCATGTGATGAGCACATCCGTGTTTCTGACCGCCGTTTCAAGGTCGGCATGGGCGGAAAAGACCGCACCCGGAACTTTCGGGGCCATGTCGTCGATGAACCGCTGCGTCGCGGCCTCGAAGATGTCGTGGCAGCGGACGTCATTCAGCTTGGGGAAGACTTCCTTCATGGCGAGAAGGTTGACTCGTCCCTGCACTCCCGCGCCCACGATGGTGACGGAGGTTGTTTCAGGGTCGCCGAAGTGGCGTGCGTATACGCCGGACGCCGCTCCCGTCCGCCATGCCGTGATCCAGGCCGCGTCCATTACCGCCAGGGGCAGACCGGTGTCCGGGTCGTTCAGGAGCATGATGCCGGTGATGTAGGGCAGGCCTCGGGCCGGGTTGGGCGGATAACCGGACACGCACTTGACCCCTGCCCGGTCTATGTCCCCGCCGAGGCGGCAGGGCATGGCGTGGATGAAGCAGTTTTCGCGCGGGTGGATGCCGATCTTGGCGGGCATTTCCCCTTCGCCCCGTCCCAGTGAGGCGAAGCCGGTTTCCACGGCGTCCATCACCTCGGTCATGGTGATGCCGAGACGGTCAATATCCTTAGCCGATATCCAGCGTACTTCCGTGCTCATTCCGCTTCCTCTGCGAGGCTGTCCGTTGAATTGAATCCTTCCGCCAGAATGCTTCAAATTCCTTGTCGATGCAACCGGAAACCCTTGCCGGGGAAGGTGGTTGCGCGTATGGTCGACCCATGCTTTTCGAAGGGACGTTCAGCATCGACGCATCCGGCGACGGCAATCGTCTGGACCGGGTTATCGAAGCGTTCTTGCCCGGTTCCGGGTTGCGCTTCAGGCGTCGCCTGTGCGACGAAGGGCGGGTGTTGGTGGATGGCCGGGCCAGGAAGCCCGGATACAAAGTGCGAACCGGACAATTGCTGGAGATCAGGGAAGTGCGGGAGATGACGAAACCCGGAGAATTGGGCTTGAAGATAGTCGAGCGGAAAGGCGGATTCGCCGCCGTCAACAAACCTGGCGGCGTGCATTCGGCGATTATCCCCGGCGGGGTAGAACCCTGCGCCGAAGCCGCTTTGGCCGGTCTTTTCCCGGGCGAAACCCCGGCATTGCTCAATAGGCTGGACTGCCTGACCTCGGGGTTGCTTCTTGTGGCCCTGACACCCGAGGCGCGCGAAGCCTACCTGGAGTATGAAGACGACGGCGCCATCCGGAAATTTTACCTGGCCCGCGTCAAAGGGCGGCTTGACGGCATCGTCTCCGTCCGGAATCGGCTGGACACGGATAACCGCAAGAAAACCCGCGTCTTGGCGGAATCGGACCCGGATTCCCGCCGCTGGACCGGCATCACGGCCCTGTCCCACGACAATGCAGCCGATACCTCCCTTGTGCGTTGCCTCATAATGAAGGGCGCGCGTCATCAGATCAGGGCGCACCTTGCGTCCATCGGGCACCCCATCGTAGGTGATCCTCTCTATGGCGAAGGCGAGTCTCCGCGCGGACTGATGCTTCAGCACCAGCGCATCGACATGCCTGGATTCCAAGCCGAGACCGTTCCGCTTTTCTGATCCCGGTCAGGGCTCGGCTCCGTAATGGGCGAAGATGCTTCCGAGCTCTCCGGATGCCCGCATTTCCTTGATCTTTCGTTCCACCATGTCCCGCAGGGCAGCCCCGTTCGGACAGTGCGGCGAAAAGGCGATTCTGTTGCCGTCGTCGGCTATGGGTTCCGGGTCTACCCGGATCTTGCCGGACACGCCTTTTTACATGGATATGTACCGGAAGGACAGAGAACCCACGAGCATGGCGGTCACGCGGTCGGTAAGAAGACAGTCCAGGTTGGTCTGCAGGCTCAAGGTCGGGTTGCTTTCCGTGTTCGTCACGATTCGGGAGGGGGCCCGTTCGTGTCTATTGAGGTAGGCGTCAATTTCTGGGTTTCCGGTTCGAAGTCCCTTGGGGATGGCGAAACGGATGCCTTCGAGGGAGTGCACGCCGCGGTAGCGCCAGGGATAGCCGTTCAGGGTGGCGAACCGTATCTCGTTTATCATGTCCTGGTTGCGAACGTAGATGAAATTGTCCGACCGGACTGAGCCTGCATAAGCAACCACGTCGT is drawn from Desulfovibrio sp. Fe33 and contains these coding sequences:
- a CDS encoding ornithine cyclodeaminase family protein, whose amino-acid sequence is MSTEVRWISAKDIDRLGITMTEVMDAVETGFASLGRGEGEMPAKIGIHPRENCFIHAMPCRLGGDIDRAGVKCVSGYPPNPARGLPYITGIMLLNDPDTGLPLAVMDAAWITAWRTGAASGVYARHFGDPETTSVTIVGAGVQGRVNLLAMKEVFPKLNDVRCHDIFEAATQRFIDDMAPKVPGAVFSAHADLETAVRNTDVLITCTPIVESPVRAVRREWLKDDCLVIAVDYDACVGEDVFRDAHFTCDNRNQYIWTRNQGTYFQNGYPGPEAIDADMCEICAEQGVAVREGLRGAVLMGIATHDVMTAALVFERAAEAGIGTLVEL
- a CDS encoding RluA family pseudouridine synthase translates to MLFEGTFSIDASGDGNRLDRVIEAFLPGSGLRFRRRLCDEGRVLVDGRARKPGYKVRTGQLLEIREVREMTKPGELGLKIVERKGGFAAVNKPGGVHSAIIPGGVEPCAEAALAGLFPGETPALLNRLDCLTSGLLLVALTPEAREAYLEYEDDGAIRKFYLARVKGRLDGIVSVRNRLDTDNRKKTRVLAESDPDSRRWTGITALSHDNAADTSLVRCLIMKGARHQIRAHLASIGHPIVGDPLYGEGESPRGLMLQHQRIDMPGFQAETVPLF